The Camelus bactrianus isolate YW-2024 breed Bactrian camel chromosome 12, ASM4877302v1, whole genome shotgun sequence genome includes a window with the following:
- the PTGES3 gene encoding prostaglandin E synthase 3 isoform X2 → MQPASAKWYDRRDYVFIEFCVEDSKDVNVNFEKSKLTFSCLGGSDNFKHLNEIDLFHCIDPNDSKHKRTDRSILCCLRKGESGQSWPRLTKERAKLNWLSVDFNNWKDWEDDSDEDMSNFDRFSEMMNNMGGDEDVDLPEVDGADDDSQDSDDEKMPDLE, encoded by the exons GCAGCCTGCTTCTGCAAAGTGGTACGACCGAAGGGACTACGTCTTCATTGAATTTTGTGTTGAAGACAGTAAAGATGTTaatgtaaattttgaaaaatccaAACTTACATTCAG TTGTCTTGGAGGAAGtgataattttaaacatttaaatgaaaTTGATCTTTTTCACTGTATTGATCCAAAT gattCCAAGCATAAAAGAACGGACAGATCAATTTTATGTTGTTTACGAAAAGGAGAATCTGGCCAGTCATGGCCAAGGTTAACAAAAGAAAGGGCAAAG CTTAATTGGCTTAGTGTGGACTTCAATAATTGGAAAGACTGGGAAGATGATTCAGATGAAGACATGTCTAATTTTGATCGTTTCTCTGAG ATGATGAACAACATGGGTGGTGATGAGGATGTAGATTTACCAGAAGTAGATGGAGCAGATGAT GATTCACAAGACAGTGATGATGAAA aAATGCCAGATCTGGAGTAA
- the PTGES3 gene encoding prostaglandin E synthase 3 isoform X1 translates to MHLRQPASAKWYDRRDYVFIEFCVEDSKDVNVNFEKSKLTFSCLGGSDNFKHLNEIDLFHCIDPNDSKHKRTDRSILCCLRKGESGQSWPRLTKERAKLNWLSVDFNNWKDWEDDSDEDMSNFDRFSEMMNNMGGDEDVDLPEVDGADDDSQDSDDEKMPDLE, encoded by the exons GCAGCCTGCTTCTGCAAAGTGGTACGACCGAAGGGACTACGTCTTCATTGAATTTTGTGTTGAAGACAGTAAAGATGTTaatgtaaattttgaaaaatccaAACTTACATTCAG TTGTCTTGGAGGAAGtgataattttaaacatttaaatgaaaTTGATCTTTTTCACTGTATTGATCCAAAT gattCCAAGCATAAAAGAACGGACAGATCAATTTTATGTTGTTTACGAAAAGGAGAATCTGGCCAGTCATGGCCAAGGTTAACAAAAGAAAGGGCAAAG CTTAATTGGCTTAGTGTGGACTTCAATAATTGGAAAGACTGGGAAGATGATTCAGATGAAGACATGTCTAATTTTGATCGTTTCTCTGAG ATGATGAACAACATGGGTGGTGATGAGGATGTAGATTTACCAGAAGTAGATGGAGCAGATGAT GATTCACAAGACAGTGATGATGAAA aAATGCCAGATCTGGAGTAA